One genomic segment of Leishmania braziliensis MHOM/BR/75/M2904 complete genome, chromosome 7 includes these proteins:
- a CDS encoding putative phosphatidylglycerophosphate synthase yields the protein MPVLLVYFIILAIAAGVTFALFGEVAEADVAPTDALEFFSAATPNSSSTTTSSLSAASSPDAAAGMKAGDGDRSVCESHATPADESGITHIKALLMKCGVPLQQQEMVSFLARHCCILPVKSHTVRVLSHPTVFYEELKKRVMAAQHSITLSALYIGDGPLSRAFVVCLEERVRWAAAGGHPFSITILLDYNRMQDRKNLVSLKTLMELAQKTASTASLPVDAASAGANASSLTALSSSSLGSSSVFDDGELGVAEGVDDGSSDAASAATTTTSAAASTGVRVRLFLYQNPSRWNRLFAPLGRAKEALGVQHTKIFVFDQRHTILTGANLSDDYFATRMDRYMIVEDNTLVARWFTRLVNTVNRVSHPVVCRKEFAEQLPGGGAAHGSRTPNKGCGLWHASHAASSFSGEAAAAVSSSAPAPLPSPVAWMVERVSRAVSPLWTSVVPQREGSPTLHRKSDLVILSNALKIDPSADTGRFCARTNSLLHDFATWAQRMCAAENVDWSYYDTFLFPTVQVGRAGVYHDSAIVKQLLRLSTAEEHIFLTSPYLNMYASFVDELLHGTSYVDCITASVQTNGWNGQAGMAGRIPLFYLQLERSFYYLMKAYNCLRRVHIREFSVKGLTFHAKGLWFVGRRCQSAAVTTLGKDGEDDARQHHDSHGADAAATDPCAPESIAAPYLVAYGSTNYGYRSVHKDVEAEAFVLTTNDTLRETLRQELLFLLHKSARVTETQFVGTAVGRFQPVISLMAHLGQDFL from the coding sequence ATGCCTGTTCTGCTCGTGTACTTCATCATcctcgccatcgccgctggGGTCACTTTTGCGCTCTTTggagaggtggcggaggcagacGTGGCGCCGACGGACGCGCTGGAGTTCTTTTCGGCTGCGACACCTaactccagcagcaccacgacGTCTTCGTTGTCTGCCGCTTCCTCGCCAGACGCGGCCGCCGGGATGAAGGCCGGCGATGGCGACCGTAGTGTTTGCGAAAGCCATGCCACACCAGCCGATGAGAGCGGCATAACGCACATCAAGGCGCTGTTGATGAAGTGTGGCGTGCCActtcagcagcaggagaTGGTCTCCTTCTTGGCCAGGCACTGCTGCATACTGCCGGTGAAGTCGCACACCGTCCGCGTGCTGAGCCATCCCACCGTCTTCTACGAGGAGCTGAAAAAGCGCGTCATGGCAGCACAGCACTCCATCACGCTCTCAGCCCTCTACATTGGTGATGGGCCCCTTTCGAGAGCCTTCGTGGTGTGCTTGGAGGAGCGCGTGCGATGGGCTGCGGCAGGTGGCCACCCCTTCTCCATCACGATCCTGCTCGACTATAACCGCATGCAGGATCGAAAGAACTTGGTGTCGTTGAAGACGCTGATGGAGCTGGCACAGAAGACGGCAAGCACGGCCTCGCTGCCCGTTGACGCAGCGTCAGCAGGAGCGAACGCGTCCTCGCTGACGGCGCTCTCGTCATCCTCACTGGGTAGTTCTTCAGTCTTCGATGACGGCGAGCTGGGCGTCGCGGAGGGGGTCGATGATGGCAGTTCAGATGCCGCATCGGCtgccactaccaccaccagcgctgctgcgtcgacTGGGGTGAGggtgcgcctctttctctacCAGAACCCGAGCAGGTGGAATCGACTCTTCGCCCCCCTCGGACGAGCCAAAGAGGCGCTCGGCGTGCAGCACACGAAGATATTTGTCTTTGACCAGCGCCACACCATCCTCACCGGGGCGAACCTCTCGGACGACTACTTCGCCACCCGCATGGATCGCTACATGATTGTGGAGGATAATACCCTCGTTGCGCGGTGGTTCACGCGGCTCGTGAACACGGTGAATCGCGTGTCGCACCCCGTCGTCTGCCGCAAGGAGTTCGCGGAGCAGCTCcccggcggtggcgctgctcatgGAAGTCGTACGCCTAACAAGGGCTGTGGGCTGTGGCATGCTTCTCATGCCGCTTCGTCGTTTTCAggtgaggcagcagcagctgtgagcagctccgcgccggcgccgctgccatctcCGGTAGCTTGGATGGTGGAGCGGGTGAGTCGTGCGGTGTCGCCGCTGTGGACGTCGGTGGTGCCGCAACGTGAGGGGTCACCGACACTGCACCGCAAGAGCGACCTTGTGATCTTGTCAAACGCACTCAAGATTGACCCCTCCGCTGACACCGGGCGTTTCTGCGCTCGCACCAATTCTCTTCTGCACGACTTTGCCACATGGGCACAGCGGATGTGCGCGGCGGAGAACGTTGATTGGAGTTACTACGACACGTTCTTGTTTCCTACAGTGCAGGTGGGGCGTGCGGGGGTGTACCACGACAGCGCCATcgtgaagcagctgctgcggctgtccaCCGCCGAGGAACATATTTTTCTGACCTCGCCATACCTGAATATGTACGCGTCCTTCGTGGATGAGTTGTTGCACGGCACGAGCTACGTAGACTGCATCACGGCGAGTGTGCAGACAAATGGCTGGAATGGGCAGGCGGGCATGGCTGGCCGCATCCCTCTCTTCTACCTGCAGCTCGAACGCTCCTTTTATTACCTCATGAAGGCGTACAACTGCTTGCGTCGGGTGCACATCCGCGAGTTCTCCGTGAAGGGTTTGACCTTCCACGCTAAGGGCTTGTGGTTCGTGGGCCGGCGGTGCCAATCAGCCGCTGTCACCACCCTAGGCAAGGACGGCGAGGACGATGCTAGGCAGCACCACGACAGCCACGGCGCCGATGCCGCGGCTACGGACCCGTGCGCTCCGGAGAGCATCGCTGCCCCGTACCTTGTCGCGTACGGCAGCACCAATTATGGATATCGCTCCGTCCACAAGgacgtggaggcggaggcgttTGTGCTAACCACGAACGACACACTGCGTGAGACGCTGCGGCAGGAGctgctctttctcctccacaAGTCTGCGCGAGTCACGGAGACGCAGTTTGTGGGCACGGCGGTGGGCCGCTTCCAGCCTGTCATCTCGCTGATGGCTCACCTTGGCCAGGATTTCTTGTAA
- a CDS encoding putative protein kinase, which yields MGMDHYTKVRDLGGTNGAFLARDRQQPDRLVVIKRLAEGTQGVEELNASLRLRHPHIVRFLESFFYDGSLFVVMSYESGGDLDGLFHYLTQHHKTPTTHTLLLWFVQLLEALVYCHDHSVIHRDIKPGNILVSTDTKVLYLGDFGSAKTLSISNVTSTFVGSPMWISPEVLLGTSYSYAADVWSMGCVFYEMATLRKPFSAPSFAHLVQQITWGHITPLPPHVAQEVRSIIHSMLVLDPAQRVTAREALEVARVALDRAEELRRASLSPVRSPARLSKPPVASSPPLPVSPPNVAAYQPRQHPLPQSPQSYSSPPSAGTTPPPASATSDPLLVVAAEAKAGEDPTPQGSHPTAIAAAPESLSHVAGVKQLPDVSSPALTAPESTTSFTSLPSMVAFPVPKQPPAVLAVAAEAAVGDKPERHQAVPAEAAQLCMPQQVALQISTEGFFRKEVQTKEAPKRKSVGAPKASPLPQRQRVPSVPAQTALSTEAPRFVRQISTDSMVIRCTTSATAAGRTRAAELPTPSRRTGGSTKVVVKAVPPTHVPKRALDAAENLTNPPCVPRESPTRGARGLNEAQQKSAPMPPPKPAAQASDAAPADQWFVLRMRDLRAMEKYLHHHRVDDDKALKTYDQRRDKEGQPCDSAPAVRAADKPLAAPHRRTFTKKPANAPQSPGVLILTPPRHRCLMEGIPAPPLLSAARQQQHGAATVEARHGAAAVPFSRQVSYARQASHPACDADSRQGSLPSAYNGRQASHTRGRPRVSLEEQLKSAEGRVVARVKREEERQRMKELIKAQRAAAKKQNRKAKRDGAIDVQIVLPDHVRHTTNCVVSAD from the coding sequence ATGGGCATGGACCACTACACCAAGGTCAGGGACCTTGGTGGGACCAACGGTGCCTTCCTCGCGCGCGaccggcagcagccggaCCGGCTCGTCGTCATCAAGCGGCTGGCGGAGGGCACGCAGGGGGTTGAGGAGCTGAACgcatcgctgcggctgcggcatcCACATATCGTTCGCTTCCTCGAGTCCTTCTTCTATGATGGAAGCCTTTTCGTCGTCATGTCGTACGAGTCTGGCGGCGACCTCGACGGGCTCTTCCACTACCTCACCCAGCACCACAAGACCccgaccacacacacactgctgCTCTGGTTTgttcagctgctggaggcccTTGTGTACTGCCACGATCACAGTGTCATCCATCGCGACATAAAGCCGGGCAACATCCTCGTCTCGACGGACACGAAAGTGCTTTACCTAGGCGACTTTGGATCTGCCAAGACCCTCAGCATCTCCAACGTCACCTCCACGTTCGTCGGCTCGCCGATGTGGATCTCGCCGGAGGTGTTGCTGGGCACGAGTTACAGCTATGCTGCCGATGTGTGGTCAATGGGCTGCGTGTTCTACGAGATGGCAACGCTGCGCAAGCCGTTCTCGGCCCCGAGCTTCGCACACCTCGTACAGCAGATCACTTGGGGTCACATCACGCCTCTCCCGCCGCATGTGGCGCAGGAGGTGAGGTCGATTATTCACTCCATGCTCGTGCTCGACCCCGCGCAACGCGTGACTGCCagggaggcgctggaggtggcaCGAGTCGCACTCGACCGCGCTGAGGAGCTCCGCCGTGCGTCGCTGTCTCCAGTGCGCTCTCCAGCAAGGCTGTCCAAGCCCCCCGTCGCATCCTCACCTCCCCTACCGGTGTCACCGCCGAATGTGGCTGCCTaccagccgcggcagcatcCACTGCCGCAATCACCGCAGTCCTACTCCTCGCCCCCGTCCGCGGGTACGACGCCACCGCCCGCCAGCGCCACAAGCGACCCGCTGCTGGTTGTcgcggcagaggcgaaggCCGGCGAGGATCCCACGCCACAGGGCTCCCATCCCACTGCCATTGCAGCCGCACCTGAATCCCTGTCTCACGTGGCCGGTGTGAAGCAGCTTCCCGACGTGTCGTCGCCTGCGTTGACCGCGCCAGAGTCGACCACGTCATTCACATCACTGCCGTCTATGGTGGCATTTCCTGTGCCAAAGCAGCCACCGGCGGTGcttgcggtggcggcagaaGCAGCCGTGGGGGACAAGCCGGAGCGGCACCAGGCGGTgccggcagaggcggcacaaCTGTGCATGCCGCAGCAGGTGGCTCTGCAGATCTCCACCGAGGGCTTCTTCAGAAAAGAAGTGCAGACCAAGGAGGCACCGAAGCGCAAGAGCGTGGGGGCGCCCAAGGCAAGTCCGCTGCCGCAACGGCAACGAGTGCCGAGTGTTCCGGCACAGACCGCACTATCAACCGAGGCACCGAGGTTCGTGCGCCAGATCAGCACCGACTCGATGGTCATTCGGTGTACTAcgagcgccaccgcagctggcCGCACAAGGGCAGCGGAGCTGCCTACACCCTCGCGCAGAACCGGTGGGTCGACGAAGGTGGTGGTAAAGGCAGTGCCACCAACGCATGTACCAAAGCGCGCCTTGGATGCGGCAGAAAATCTCACGAACCCACCGTGTGTGCCGAGAGAGTCACCGACTCGGGGGGCGCGCGGCCTCAACGAAGCGCAACAGAAGTCGGCGCCAATGCCGCCCCCCAAGCCAGCCGCCCAGGCTTCCGACGCCGCACCGGCGGACCAGTGGTTTGTTCTGCGGATGCGTGACCTGCGCGCCATGGAGAAGTACCTCCACCATCATCGTGTGGATGACGACAAGGCGTTGAAGACGTATGATCAACGGCGGGACAAAGAGGGGCAGCCATGCGACTCGGCCCCGGCGGTCCGTGCAGCAGACAAGCCTTTAGCGGCGCCACACCGCCGCACCTTTACGAAGAAGCCCGCCAATGCGCCGCAGTCACCCGGCGTGCTTATCCTGACCCCAccgcgccatcgctgcctgaTGGAAGGCATCCCCGCACCGCCTCTACTGTCCGCtgcgcgacagcagcagcatggcGCGGCTACGGTAGAAGCGCGCCATGGTGCCGCGGCCGTACCCTTCTCACGGCAAGTGTCGTACGCTCGTCAGGCATCGCACCCTGCCTGTGACGCCGACTCACGGCAGGGCAGCCTTCCATCTGCCTACAACGGCCGCCAGGCGAGTCACACTCGGGGGCGACCGCGCGTGTCACTagaggagcagctgaagaGCGCGGAGGGGCGCGTGGTCGCACGCGTGAAGCGcgaggaagagcggcagcggatgAAGGAGCTAATTAAAGCCcagcgcgccgcagcgaAGAAGCAAAATCGCAAAGCCAAAAGGGACGGCGCTATCGATGTCCAGATCGTCCTGCCAGACCACGTGCGCCACACCACCAACTGCGTCGTGTCGGCGGACTAA
- a CDS encoding putative protein phosphatase 2A, regulatory subunit B, translating into MRGSDAMAGPAARWRPAQNSEAVRKYTSKAVAPHPPAKVILEDHSLIEVFRRSAAFQKIISYVQGCSEAVESTPNYQRMSTTVNDCDDTVKYFVEDYLPRLHDTATAIPLEDMAQQRFGNRAKRIFHERLEETVVADMEKLVRTFPTSTSRSEEEITAMATELAAYVMDSFGNATRLDFGSGHELHFFIVIMICLEEHGDCGGSLKDDPTVLVPLEVPPPPPVPLEARVEVRKRRQDYIFYIFYDYMRLVRCLQKRYSLEPAGSHGVWGLDDYHHIPYIFGGAQLINADMHPVKPAVDQEATIIHPKDVCDRTKVAMLKDNYLYFGMIAWILENKTGPFHEHSNMLYNISGVEHWAKVYSGMVKMFAAEVLGKFNVSQHLLFGRHLQWNTKAI; encoded by the coding sequence ATGCGCGGCTCTGATGCAATGGCAGGGCCCGCggcgaggtggcgaccggcgcaGAATTCAGAGGCTGTGCGGAAGTACACGAGCAAGGCTGTCGCCCCGCATCCACCCGCGAAGGTCATTCTGGAAGATCACTCCCTCATCGAGGTATTCCGACGCTCGGCGGCGTTTCAGAAAATCATTTCCTACGTACAGGGCTGcagcgaggcggtggagTCAACGCCAAACTACCAGCGGATGTCCACCACCGTGAATGACTGCGACGACACGGTGAAGTACTTCGTAGAAGACTATCTCCCTCGCCTGCATGACACTGCAACCGCGATCCCGCTGGAAGACATGGCTCAGCAGCGCTTCGGCAACCGCGCCAAGCGCATATTTCACGAGCGGCTCGAGGAAACGGTGGTTGCCGACATGGAGAAGCTCGTTCGCACCTTTCCCACCTCCACAAGTCGttcggaggaggagatcacCGCCATGGCAACGGAGTTGGCGGCGTACGTCATGGACTCCTTTGGCAACGCCACCCGCCTCGACTTCGGCAGCGGCCACGAGCTGCATTTTTTCATTGTGATTATGATCTGCCTTGAGGAGCACGGCGACTGCGGCGGGAGCCTGAAGGATGATCCGACGGTGCTCGTACCGCTCGAGGtcccgccgccaccgccggtgcCCCTGGAGGCGAGGGTGGAGGTGCGCAAGCGGCGCCAGGACTACATCTTCTACATATTTTACGACTACATGCGTCTGGTCCGGTGTCTGCAGAAGCGCTACTCGCTCGAGCCGGCGGGGTCACACGGGGTGTGGGGCTTAGACGACTATCACCACATTCCCTACATCTTTGGCGGTGCTCAGCTCATCAATGCGGATATGCATCCCGTGAAGCCGGCGGTCGATCAGGAGGCGACCATAATCCACCCCAAAGACGTCTGCGACCGCACCAAGGTAGCGATGCTGAAGGACAACTACCTCTACTTTGGTATGATCGCGTGGATCTTGGAGAACAAGACCGGGCCGTTCCACGAGCACAGCAACATGCTGTACAACATCTCCGGCGTCGAGCACTGGGCGAAGGTCTACAGTGGCATGGTGAAAATGTTTGCCGCGGAGGTGCTGGGGAAGTTCAACGTgtcgcagcacctccttTTTGGTCGACACCTCCAGTGGAACACAAAGGCCATCTGA
- a CDS encoding putative protein kinase produces MPPLSLPQRRLPKQPPPPKAQNTMATSEYRITEKMGTGSFGVVFKVCRVTDHQVFVMKRIPLLGLTTPQRRDAAQEIILMRDLHHPCVVSQRDAFLFNEHDLCLVMDYYDGGDMDTHVAAQRELDMYFDLDQVMLWFVQLVLGAQYLHAHNVVHRDIKIHNVFIRSRDMSVVLGDFGISERLGADMTSHTWATAATMGGPPGSSSSSFTSAPAVANGASVGSPSPLRMNDGDDKVSSLPISGGLYSPTPVAAEAAAAPPFPSLYQQAPWSSGQWGAESPLYSPKLSPYEPLVHIRQMSTSSNAVSSCSPGSQRRRLHSGVDGVDVMEAAMKGTPLYMAPEVLQGGAASPKSDVWSLGCVLYELLALRHPFESRDLAPLVMRVLRGQREPLPAHFPRPIADLINRMLCLDAGQRPSCEEVLTVPCVRAYVDLWRSLRTPLDVPSSPSECALTRQLQAWQENIAAWNARHPGDPRGKPLHYTELRRQLLSPACAPAEEHENAERRAVEAARAALLTAQPSGLIGSASSLGMGGASQGGGGAHDGIFYGATGERLVGAAGGELQSIPSAREGAVGMAPSDSMRPYMLYDVAPEPAAGAARGTAGLADAKAAAGKAVDGCPSVPSRRPSGSPSPCPVQTGDLAVTGHKIGNGRNPFGLPPPPTDATHSEDSPIGSAAAGKRRHRQARQREPATPQQNAKSVRHNGKAEPKGKLSNGAASLAIDSFAAVPATSPAGSLRSFQLQRGFSASLPSLSREHDTALGGAIDEDVAFFRAYHNVSDMRCASLEEIAQAVMELRQRVQERLRHQRVLTDIEVLHERHGSALLRSMPHVLHVLEVAAAAAAAGEGHGDPPAGAQPWMSPEGVYVDMVRQIDEQRSGRERLQLDTGSEERVAGISYAEKLPVGRPMPPRIRELREAAALAQAAASEEARRRARLLPSESRRDSTCAQSCGVSTSSAVSMRFADPAAPLMAASTDGGRSASRTAAAELRRWRPYLERRNRLSAELTGVFDATTLRAVYSYYRTCALLQRDATVVRRLVPDRQQWTALPSIEELAVLDRQLEGVLEKQPR; encoded by the coding sequence atgccgccgctgtcactgccacagcggcggctgccgaagcagccgccgccgcccaagGCCCAAAACACCATGGCGACCTCCGAGTACCGGATCACGGAGAAGATGGGGACGGGCTCCTTTGGCGTTGTCTTCAAAGTATGTCGGGTGACGGACCACCAAGTCTTCGTCATGAAGCGGATTCCACTGCTCGGCTtgacgacgccgcagcgacgcgatGCTGCCCAGGAGATCATCCTCATGCGCGACCTGCATCACCCCTGCGTGGTGTCGCAACGGGATGCCTTTCTATTCAACGAGCACGACCTGTGCCTTGTCATGGACTACTACGACGGTGGCGATATGGACACCCACGTGGCAGCACAGCGTGAGCTGGACATGTACTTTGATCTCGATCAGGTGATGCTGTGGTTCGTGCAGCTTGTGCTTGGAGCGCAGTACCTGCACGCCCACAACGTTGTCCACCGTGATATCAAAATACATAACGTGTTTATACGGTCCAGAGACATGTCCGTAGTGCTCGGCGACTTTGGCATCTCCGAGCGACTCGGCGCCGACATGACTAGTCACACATGGGCCACAGCCGCAACGATGGGCGGCCCTCCaggaagcagcagctcgtcctTCACATCcgcgccagcggtggcaaACGGGGCCTCTGTTGGCTCGCCGTCTCCACTGCGGATgaacgacggcgacgacaaAGTGTCGTCGCTCCCAATCTCCGGTGGTCTCTATTCACCCACGCCCGTCGCCGCagaagctgcggcagcaccgccattCCCGTCCCTTTACCAGCAGGCCCCATGGTCCTCTGGCCAGTGGGGCGCAGAGTCACCGCTCTATTCCCCCAAGTTGAGCCCCTACGAGCCGCTGGTGCACATACGCCAGAtgagcaccagcagcaatGCGGTCTCATCATGCTCGCCGGGCTCTCAGCGGAGGCGGCTGCACAGCGGCGTGGATGGCGTCGATGTGATGGAGGCGGCCATGAAGGGCACACCGCTCTACATGGCGCCAGAGGTGCTGCAAGGTGGGGCGGCCAGCCCCAAGTCAGACGTATGGTCGCTCGGCTGCGTTCTCTACGAGCTACTGGCCCTCCGTCATCCCTTCGAGTCGCGCGACCTTGCACCGTTGGTGATGCGTGTCTTGCGAGGGCAGCGCGAGCCGCTGCCAGCACACTTCCCCCGGCCGATCGCGGACCTGATCAACCGCATGCTCTGCCTCGATGCCGGTCAGCGCCCCTCGtgcgaggaggtgctgacggtgccgtgtgtgcgtgcctacGTTGACCTCTGGCGCAGCCTGCGGACTCCTCTTGACGTTCCCTCCTCACCCAGTGAGTGTGCACTGACGCGACAACTGCAAGCGTGGCAGGAAAATATTGCAGCGTGGAACGCACGCCACCCTGGCGACCCACGCGGGAAGCCCTTGCACTACACCGAGCTGAGGCGTCAGTTGCTAAGCCCCGCCTGTGCGCCGGCTGAGGAGCACGAGAATGCGGAGCGGCGAGCTGTTGAGGCAGCGCGTGCGGCTCTTTTgacagcgcagccgtcgGGGCTGATTGGCAGTGCCTCCTCGCTCGGCATGGGCGGCGCCAGccagggcggcggtggcgcccaCGACGGGATCTTCTACGGGGCCACTGGCGAGCGTCTCGTCGGCGCGGCTGGCGGTGAGCTACAGAGCATTCCCTCCGCCAGGGAGGGTGCGGTGGGGATGGCACCCTCAGACAGCATGCGTCCCTACATGCTCTACGACGTCGCACCAGAGCctgccgccggtgctgccagAGGAACGGCAGGACTGGCTGACGCTAAAGCTGCGGCAGGCAAGGCAGTGGACGGCTGCCCTTCAGTGCCATCGCGCCGTCCGTCGGGGTCGCCATCGCCGTGCCCGGTTCAAACCGGTGATTTGGCTGTCACTGGGCACAAGATCGGCAACGGCCGAAATCCCTTCGgtttgccgccgcctccgacTGATGCGACTCACAGCGAGGACTCTCCGATCgggagcgctgctgcggggaAGCGCCGACACCGCCAGGCACGGCAGCGCGAGCCCGCCACGCCTCAGCAGAACGCTAAGTCAGTGCGCCACAACGGCAAAGCTGAGCCCAAAGGTAAGCTGTCGAATGGAGCGGCATCGCTGGCGATCGATAGCTTCGCCGCGGTGCCAGCGACGTCACCAGCAGGGTCGCTGCGATCCTTCCAGCTACAGCGGGGCTTTTCCGCAtcactgccgtcgctgtcgcgaGAGCACGACACCGCTCTAGGCGGCGCCATTGATGAGGATGTGGCGTTCTTTAGAGCTTATCACAATGTCTCCGACATGCGCTGTGCTTCCCTCGAGGAGATCGCTCAGGCCGTCatggagctgcggcagcgcgtgcaggaGCGCCTGCGGCACCAACGCGTGCTCACCGACATAGAGGTTTTACATGAGCGACACGGCTCCGCCCTCCTCCGTAGCATGCCGCACGTTCTACACGTGCTTGaggtggccgcggcggccgcggcggccggGGAGGGGCACGGTGACCCGCCCGCCGGCGCCCAGCCCTGGATGTCGCCCGAAGGCGTGTACGTCGACATGGTGCGGCAAATCGATGAGCAGCGCAGTGGACGTGAGAGGCTCCAGCTCGACACCGGCagtgaggagagggtggcCGGCATCTCGTATGCGGAAAAGCTGCCGGTAGGCCGTCCAATGCCGCCGCGCATCCGAGAGCTGCGTGAGGCGGCCGCactggcgcaggcggcggcgagcgaAGAGGCACGCCGTCGTGCACGGCTACTTCCGAGCGAGTCAAGGCGTGACTCGACATGCGCCCAAAGCTGCGGTGTCTCCACGTCGTCTGCGGTGTCGATGCGCTTTGCCGACCCAGCCGCGCCCTTGATGGCAGCCTCGACAGATGGCGGTCGCTCCGCTTCACGgaccgccgcggcggagctgcgacggtggcgccCCTACCTCGAGCGCCGCAACCGCCTCTCCGCCGAACTCACCGGCGTCTTCGACGCCACCACGCTACGGGCGGTGTACTCATACTACCGCACCTgcgcgttgctgcagcgggATGCTACGGTGGTGCGCCGGCTCGTGCCAGaccggcagcagtggacggcgctgccgtcaaTCGAGGAGCTGGCGGTGCTCGACCGACAGCTGGAGGGAGTGCTTGAGAAGCAGCCGAGGTGA